Proteins found in one Rhodovulum sp. MB263 genomic segment:
- a CDS encoding DNA polymerase Y family protein gives MFDGMHRRIVSIWFPRLASDRALRLRPVEAPFALSVTRAGSERIHCLNLAADSRGLHRGMALADARALCPDLLSRPADPAADARFLRALCRWATRYCPWAGTEGQDGLVLDITGSAHLFGGEAEMLADIRARLIRAGIAARLGLAATRGAAWALARHGEGVAAPGADPLQALGHLPVRALRLEEETVAALERLGLRTVADLAARPRAPLARRFGPDLLKRLDQALGAEPEAIAPEAEPPHYALRLSLPEPIGLVSDVMAGTGRLLEALCARLKDRQHGARVLCLTLNRVDGDSRQIELRLARPLREPARILPLFERGVAGVEAGWGIDRLRLEAVQVEPLPPCQTGFHGGDRTDGLDDLITRIGTRIGLENIRRFLPADSHIPERSFLIAPAAWSEPGGAWIVPHPRTLRLFPPEPIAGTGPQPPGRFRWRRMALNTARATGPERIAPEWWLEDDNWRSGVRDYWRVETRQGRRLWLFHTPQAPGWFVQGEFA, from the coding sequence GAGCGGATCCATTGCCTGAACCTCGCGGCCGACTCCCGTGGCCTGCATCGCGGCATGGCCCTGGCCGATGCCCGTGCGCTCTGCCCCGATCTTCTCAGCCGTCCGGCCGATCCGGCCGCCGATGCGCGGTTTCTTCGCGCGCTCTGCCGCTGGGCCACGCGCTACTGTCCCTGGGCGGGGACCGAGGGCCAGGATGGGCTGGTCCTCGACATCACCGGCTCGGCGCATCTTTTCGGCGGCGAGGCCGAGATGCTCGCCGACATCCGCGCCCGGCTGATCCGGGCCGGGATTGCCGCGCGGCTGGGACTGGCCGCGACCCGCGGCGCGGCCTGGGCCCTGGCCCGCCATGGCGAGGGCGTGGCCGCGCCCGGCGCGGACCCGCTGCAGGCCCTGGGCCATCTGCCGGTCCGGGCGCTGCGTCTGGAGGAGGAGACCGTCGCCGCGCTGGAGCGGCTGGGGCTGCGCACGGTGGCCGACCTGGCGGCGCGGCCGCGCGCGCCGCTGGCCCGCCGCTTCGGCCCCGATCTGCTGAAGCGGCTGGACCAGGCGCTTGGGGCCGAGCCCGAGGCGATCGCGCCCGAGGCCGAGCCGCCGCATTACGCCTTGCGCCTGAGCCTGCCGGAGCCGATCGGGCTGGTCAGCGATGTCATGGCCGGGACCGGACGGCTGCTCGAGGCGCTTTGCGCCCGGCTGAAAGACCGGCAGCATGGCGCGCGCGTGCTGTGCCTGACACTGAACCGCGTCGACGGGGACAGCCGGCAGATCGAACTGCGCCTGGCCCGCCCCCTGCGCGAACCCGCGCGCATTTTGCCTCTGTTCGAGCGCGGCGTCGCGGGCGTCGAGGCGGGCTGGGGCATCGACCGGCTGCGGCTCGAAGCGGTGCAGGTGGAACCGTTGCCGCCTTGCCAGACCGGTTTTCACGGCGGTGACCGGACGGATGGGCTGGATGACCTGATCACCCGGATCGGAACCCGGATCGGGCTGGAGAACATCCGCCGCTTCCTCCCCGCCGACAGCCATATCCCCGAGCGCAGCTTCCTGATCGCACCCGCCGCCTGGTCCGAGCCGGGCGGGGCCTGGATCGTCCCGCATCCGCGCACGCTGCGGCTGTTTCCGCCCGAGCCCATCGCCGGGACCGGGCCGCAACCGCCGGGGCGGTTCCGCTGGCGGCGCATGGCGCTGAACACGGCGCGTGCCACCGGGCCCGAACGCATCGCGCCGGAATGGTGGCTGGAGGATGATAACTGGCGTTCGGGCGTCCGCGACTATTGGCGGGTCGAGACCCGGCAGGGGCGGCGGCTGTGGCTGTTCCATACGCCGCAGGCGCCGGGCTGGTTCGTGCAGGGAGAATTCGCATGA